The stretch of DNA TCGCTCGAAGGGCACACCAATTTTTTTCAAGCCCAGCTCAAGCCCGAAGTTGCTCATCAGGGTGCCGGCCACGCCGTCGCAGCCGCCACTATAGCGGTGCTGGTAATCGGCGATGATATAGAGCAACTCGTCGCCATCGACAATCTCGCCCCGGTGGTCCACGAACATTACCCGGTCGCCATCGCCGTCGAAGGCAATGCCGAGGTCCGCCCCCAGCTCCATGACCTTCTCTTTCAACAGATCGGTTTTGGTGGAGCCACAACCGCGATTGATGTTGGTGCCATTGGGGTCCGTGGCGACCGGAATCACCTTGGCCCCCAACTCGCTGAACACGCTCGGCGCAATGTGGTAGGTGGCGCCATTGGCGCAGTCCACCACAATCTGCAGCCCCTGCAGACTGAAACCCCAGGGCATGGTGCCCTTGCAGAACTCGATGTAGCGGCCCGAGGCATCCTCGATACGGCGCGCCTTGCCCAACCGCTCTGCGGTGGTCATGGGCTGGTTCAGTTGCTCTTCGATGGCCAGCTCAACGTCATCGGGCAGCTTGGTGCCGTTGCCACTGAAGAACTTGATGCCATTATCGGTGTAGGCGTTGTGGGAGGCACTGATCACGATGCCGGCCTGGGCCTGAAAGGTCCGGGTCAGGTAGGCAATGCCCGGGGTGGGCATGGGACCGAGCAGGCCGACATCCACACCGGCATTGATCAACCCCGCCTGCAGGGCGGATTCAAACATGTAGCCCGAGATCCGGGTGTCCTTGCCAATCAGAATCATATTCGGGCCGGAGAAGCGGTCCACCAGTACCCGACCGGCAGCCCAGCCCAGTTTGAGCATGAAGTCGGGCGTGATGGGAGGCTCGCCGACCTGCCCACGAATACCGTCGGTACCAAAATACTGTCGCGCCATAGGATCCTTGCTCCCGCTCAAATGCTTTACTGGTTAATGGGTAGACGGCGAGTCGGCGGCTGACGCATCGGTCGAAAGCGCCGCCAGGACTGCCAAAACATCATGAGTGGGCGCCACATCGTGCACCCGGATAATACAGGCACCGCGCTGAGCGGCGGCCATCGCCAAAGCCAGGCTGCCGGGTAAGCGCTCACCGACCTCGCGCCCCAGGAGGTGCCCCAGCATGGACTTACGGGACATGCCCACCAACACCGGGTACCCCAAGGCGTCAAATTCACCCAGGCGACGCAGCAGGGCCAGGTTGTGCTCCAGGGTTTTTCCAAAGCCAAACCCAGGATCGAGCAGAATCCGCTCGGCGCCGATCCCGGCAGCCTTGCAGGCGGACACCCGCTGGAGGAGAAAGTCTTTAACCTCTTCCACCGGGTCCTGGTATTGGGGGCGCTCCTGCATGGTCTCGGGAGTGCCCTGCATATGCATCAGGCACACCGGTAGCCCGGTGTTGGCGGCGGCGGCCAGAGCACCCTCGCGCTGCAATGCACGCACATCATTGATCAGCCCGGCACCCGCTCGGGCCGATTCACGAATGACCGCTGGGTTACTGGTATCGACCGACACCAGGGCGCCCAGTTCACCGGCCACCGCTTCCACGACCGGGATCACCCGGTCCAGCTCTTCCTGTTCACTCACCGGCGTTGACCCTGGGCGGGTCGACTCCCCACCTATGTCGATGATCTCGGCGCCTTCATCCAGCATCTGCTGGGCCCGCCGCCGGGCCAGGTCCAGAGACAGGTGGCCCGCCTGATAGTAACTTCCACCATCAGAGAAAGAGTCCGGCGTGGTATTGAGAACCCCCATCAGACAGGGTCGGGATAGGTCCAGACTGTGGGCGCCAAAACGCATGGGCGGTAATTCCAACTGGTTGGGCGATATTGGGTATTGAGCGGGCGGGGGAAAAACAAATCCCCGGCGCAATGGCCGGGGATTATAACAGACTGATGACTCAATGCCGCCGGGAGCGGTCAGTGGTCTTCGGCGGGACCACCGATGGGCTTGTCTTTGCCTTCACCCTCGGCGCCTTTGCCGTCTGACTTGCCATCGGCTTCGCCGCCCTTGCCTTTGAGGTGGCCATTGAAATCGTCGTCGTGCCAGTCGCGCGGCGGACGCACCTTGCGGCGAGCCATCAGGTCGTCGACCTGCTCGGAGTCGATGGTCTCATACTCCATCAGCGCGTCTTTCATCGCCTCCAGGATATCCCGGTTGTCATGCAGAATCTGCTCGGCGCGCTTGTAGCACTCATCAATGATCCGGCGGACTTCCTGGTCAATCATCTTGGAGGTTTCGCCGGAGTAGTTGGCCGAGCCGGTGCCCGGCATCATGCCTTCGTCCTCACCGTAGTGCAGAGGACCGAGCTTTTCCGACAGACCCCACTTGGTCACCATATTGCGTGCCAGCTCGGTGGCCCGCTCAATATCGTTGGACGCGCCGGTGGTGATGCCTTCGGCGCCCAGAGTCATATCTTCGGCAATCCGGCCACCAAACAGGGTGCAGATGCTGGACTCAATGGCCCGGCGGCTCATGCTGTACTTGTCTCCCTCGGGCAGGAACTGGGTGACACCCAGGGCCCGGCCACGGGGAATGATGGTCACTTTGTGGATGGGATCGTGCTCGGGCACGATCTTGCCCACAATGGCATGGCCCGCTTCGTGGTAGGCGGTGTTTTCCTTTTCTTTCTCGCTCATCACCATGGAGCGACGCTCGGCGCCCATCATGATCTTGTCACGCGCTTTCTCGAACTCCTCCATGGTCACCAGGCGCTTATTGCCACGGGCCGCGAACAGGGCCGCCTCGTTCACCAGGTTGGCCAGGTCCGCGCCGGAGAAACCGGGGGTGCCTCGGGCGATCACATTGGCCTCGACACGCTCATCAATGGGGACTTTGCGCATATGCACTTTCAGGATCTGCTCGCGGCCGCGGATGTCCGGCAGGCCGACGACCACCTGACGGTCGAAACGTCCCGGGCGCAGAAGTGCCTTGTCGAGCACGTCCGGACGGTTGGTGGCGGCGATGACGATCACACCTTCATTACCTTCAAAACCGTCCATTTCCACCAGCAACTGGTTCAGGGTCTGTTCGCGCTCGTCGTGACCACCGCCGTGGCCACCGCCACGATGACGGCCCACGGCATCAATCTCATCGATAAAGATGATGCAAGGCGCCTGCTTCTTGGCCTGGTCGAACATGTCCCGGACACGAGACGCCCCCACACCGACGAACATTTCGACGAAATCCGAACCGGAAATGGAGAAGAAAGGCACTTTTGCCTCACCAGCAATGGCCTTGGCCAGCAGCGTCTTACCGGTACCGGGCGGGCCCGCCATCAGTACACCCCGGGGGATCTGGCCACCCAGGCGCTGGAATTTGGAGGGATCGCGCAGGTATTCCACCAGCTCGCTGACCTCTTCTTTGGCCTCATCCACCCCGGCCACATCGGAAAAGGTGGTTTTGACCTGGTCTTCGCCGAGCAGTTTGGCTTTACTTTTGCCAAAGCTCATGGGGCCGCCTTTGCCGCCCCCCATGCCCCCTTGCATCTGGCGCATGAAGAACAGGAATACGGCAATGATGATCAGAATCGGGAAACTGGCCACTAACAGCTGATGCCACAGGCTGGGGCGCTCCGGCTCCTTGTTACGCACCGTCACGTTGGAGTTCAGCAGGTCGTCCATCAGTTTGGGGTCGCCAATCTGGGGCAGCGTGGTCTGGAAGGTGCTGCCGTCAGAATAGGTGCCCTGGACCTTCAGGCCCTGCAGGGTGACTTCCCGGACCTGCTCGCTCTTGACCGAGCGCACGAAGTCCGAGTAGCTGAGGGTCTCGCTACTGGCGGGCTGATTGAATCCCTGGAACACCGTGAACAGCACGGCGGCGATGATCAGCCACAGGATGAGATTTTTGGTCATGTCGTTCAAGGAGATACCCTCGTTTTGTACAACAAATCAGTGACAGTATAGAGCCCATAAGCGCATCAATACCAATAAACGCACCCTATGAGGCAATAGATCAGCCGAGGCCTCAACCTTTGAAGCCCCGGGCGACCAGATACACTTCCCGGGAGCGGGCCCGGGAGGCGTCGGGTTTGCGCACTGCCACCTTGGTAAAGGCGTCGCGCGTGTCCTGCAGCAGGGGGTCAAAGCCCTCGCCGTGGAACACTTTGGCAACAAAATGCCCGCCAGGTTTCAACACCTGCCGGGCCATATCCAGTGCCAGCTCCACCAGATAGATGGCGGCGGGCTGGTCAACGGCATTCATACCACTCATGTTGGGGGCCATATCGGAGATTACAAGGTCCGCCTTCTGCCCACTGAGCGCGGCCAGCAGCTGCTCCAGCACCGCTTCCTCGGTAAAGTCACCCTGGATAAACTCGACCCCGGCAATGCTGTCCATGGGCAGAATGTCCGACGCCAGCACCATGCCCTTGTCGCCCACCCGATCGGCGGCCACCTGAGACCAACCACCCGGCGCCGACCCCAGGTCGACCACGCTCATCCCGGGCTTGATCAGTTTGTCCTTCTTGTCCAGCTCGATCAGCTTATAGCTGGCGCGGGAGCGATAGCCGTCCTTCTGGGACTGTTTGACGTAAGGGTCGCTGAAGTGCTCGTCCAGCCAACGGTTGCTGCTTTTGGATCTGGCCATGATGATTCCGGGGGAGATGCGTTACAATGAGAGGCTTTTTCACCCAAACGATTTGAAGGTATTGTCATGCCGCTAAGCGCCGACCGCAAGAAACAATTCCGTGCCCTGGGGCACAACCTGAAGCCAATTGTCACCCTGGGCGACAACGGCCTGAGCGACGGGGTCCGCGCCGAGCTGAACCGGGCGTTGGATGATCATGAGCTGATCAAGGTCAAGATTGCCGTGGCCGAGCGGGACGACCGCAAGGTGCTCCTCGATGAGCTGGCGGCCATGCCCGGTGTGGAGCTGGTTCAGCAGGTGGGCAAGATGGCGTTGTTGTACCGGGCCAATCCGAAGCCGAATCCGAAATTGTCGAATTTATTGCGGTGAGTTCACGGCGTCGGGGTTGGGTTACGGCGGATGCGGCCTTTGGCCTTATCCGCCCTACGCAACCTTCGGAGCGACCCGAAATTACCAAAACTTAAATATGCTCCACCTTGTCGATTTCGTACTCGACTTCACCGCCGGGGGTTTTCACCTCGACCACATCCCCCTCTTCCTTGCCGATCAAGGCCCGGGCGATGGGTGAATTGATGGAGATCTTGTTGGCTTTCACATCCGCTTCGTCATCGCCCACGATTCGATAGGTTACTTCCTGCTCGGTCTCGCAGTTGATGATGGTCACAGTCGTGCCGAAAATCACCTTGCCGCTGGGCGGAATCGTCTTGACGTCAATGACCTGGGCATTGGCCAACTTGCCTTCGATTTCCTGAATCCGGCCTTCGCAGAAGCTCTGCTGCTCCCGCGCGGCGTGGTACTCGGCGTTCTCTTTCAGGTCACCGTGCTCGCGCGCCTCGGCAATCGCCTGGCTGATGCGCGGGCGCTGGACTTTCTTCAGGTCGTGTAACTCTTCGCGCAGAGCTTCTGCGCCTTCCACTGTCATGGGTACCTTGCTCATGCACCGATCCTCCCGTGCAGCTCCTGCAGGCGCCGCACTTGTGTAAATTGACCAAACCGCAGTGCCATACACACCGCCTCGCCAGCGGCCAGGGTGGTGGTGTAGTACACCCGATGATTTTCCGCACTGCGACGAATCGAGGCCGAGTCGCGGGTCGCCTGCCGCCCTTCAGTGGTGTTCACAATCAGGTTGATCTGACTGTTCTTGATCATGTCCACAATATGCGGGCGACCCTCGGCCACTTTGTTGACAACGTCCACTTCGAGCCCGGCCTCCTTCAACACCGCGGCCGTGCCACGAGTGGCCACCAGTTTGAAACCGAGGCTGTTCAGCTCCTTACCGACCACAACCACACCGGGCTTGTCGACATCGCGTACGCTGATGAACGCCGTGCCCGTGGTGGGCAGCTTGCTGCCGGCACCGAGCTGAGCCTTGGCAAAGGCCTCACCGAAGGTGTCGCCCACCCCCATCACTTCACCGGTGGATTTCATTTCCGGCCCGAGGATCGGGTCCACCGCCGGGAATTTGTTGAACGGGAACACCGCTTCTTTCACGCTGTAGTAATCCGGCACGATTTCCTGGGTGAAACCCTGCTCTTTCAGGCTGATACCGGCCTGACAGCGCGCCGCCACCTTGGCCAGGGACACGCCAATGCACTTGGACACAAACGGCACGGTGCGCGAGGCCCGCGGGTTCACCTCGATCACATAAATTTCGCCGTCCTGATAGGCCAACTGGGTGTTCATCAGGCCCACGACGCCCAGCTCCAACGCCATGGCCTTGATCTGCTCACGCATCAGGTTCTGTACGTCTTTCGGCAGCGAGTAAGGCGGCAAGGAGCAGGCCGAATCACCGGAGTGAACGCCACACTGCTCGATGTGCTGCATGATCCCGCCGATGACCACCTGCTCACCATCGCAGACCGCATCCACATCCACTTCAATCGCGGCACTCAGGAAGTGATCCAGCAGTACCGGCGCATCTTCGGAAACCTCTACCGCGGTATTCATGTAGCCGCGCAGCTCATCTTCCTTATAGACGATTTCCATCGCCCGTCCACCGAGCACGTAAGAGGGACGCACCACCAGTGGGTAGCCCACTTCTTTGGCGGCCTGCAGCGCCTCTTCGAAGGAGCGCACGATGGCGTTGGGCGGCTGCTTCAGATTCAGCTTGTTGATCATCTGCTGGAAGCGCTCACGGTCTTCCGCGCGGTCAATCGCATCCGGAGTGGTACCGATAATCGGCACACCTTCAGCTTCCAGAGCGCGGGCAAGTTTCAGCGGCGTCTGGCCACCGAACTGCACAATCACGCCCTTGGGTTTTTCTTTGTGCACGATTTCCAGCACGTCTTCCAGGGTCACCGGCTCGAAGAACAGGCGATCGGAGGTGTCATAATCGGTGGACACGGTTTCCGGGTTACAGTTGACCATGATGGTCTCGTAGCCCTCATCGCGCATGGCGAAGGCGGCGTGCACACAGCAGTAATCGAATTCGATGCCCTGGCCGATACGGTTGGGGCCGCCACCGATCACCAGAATCTTGTCCTTGTCGCTCGGGTTGGCCTCGCACTCATCTTCGTACGTGGAGTACATGTAAGCGGTGGAGGTGGCGAACTCGGCGGCACAGGTATCTACCCGCTTGAACGCCGGACGGATGTTCAACTGGTGACGATGCTGACGCACCGCCTGCTCGCTGGTGCCGAGCAGCTTGGCCAGTCGCTTGTCCGAGAACCCTTTGCGCTTGAGGCGGAACAGCAGCTCGGCGTTCAGGTTCTGTACGGTTTTTCCTTCCAGCGCCTGTTCACTGTCGATCAGGTCTTTCACCTGGACCAGGAACCAGGGATCAATTTTCGACGCCTCGAAGGCTTCCTCGACACTCATTCCCAGACGGAAGGCATCGCCGAGATACCAGATGCGTTCGGCCCCGGGGGTGTTCAGCTCACGACGCAGACGCGCCGGGGTATCGTTATCCTTCAGGTCCACCTTGGATTCGAAGCCGGCCGAGCCCACTTCCAGACCGCGCAGGGCTTTCTGCAGGGATTCTTGGAAGGTCCGGCCAATGGCCATCACCTCCCCCACGGATTTCATCTGGGTGGTCAGACGGGCATCGGCGTCGCCGAACTTCTCAAAGGTGAAACGCGGAATTTTGGTGACCACGTAATCGATGGTCGGCTCGAACGAGGCCGGAGTAGCACCGCCGGTAATTTCATTCTGCAGTTCATCCAGGGTGTAACCCACCGCCAGCTTCGCCGCGATCTTGGCAATCGGAAAACCGGTCGCCTTGGAGGCCAGCGCGGAAGATCGGGATACCCGGGGGTTCATCTCGATCACCACCATCCGGCCATCGTCCGGATTGACCGCGAACTGCACATTGGAGCCGCCGGTTTCCACCCCGATCTCACGCAACACCGCCAGGGAGGCGTTACGCATGATCTGATATTCCTTGTCGGTCAGGGTCTGAGCCGGGGCCACGGTGATGGAGTCACCGGTGTGCACACCCATGGGGTCAAAGTTTTCGATGGAACAGACAATGATGCAGTTGTCGCTTTTGTCCCGAACCACCTCCATCTCGTACTCTTTCCAGCCGAGCAGGGATTCATCGATCAGCAGCTCATTGACCGGCGAGAGGTCCAGGCCGCGAGTACAGATTTCCTCAAACTCTTCCCAGTTGTACGCGATACCACCACCGGAGCCACCCATGGTGAAAGACGGACGGATGATGCAGGGGAAACCGAACTCTTTGGGCACTTCCAGGGCTTCATCCATGGAGTGGACGATCTTGGCGCGGGCGCACTCCAGACCGATGCGCTTCATGGCCTGATCAAACAGATCCCGGTCTTCCGCCATGTTGATGGCGTCTTCGTTGGCGCCGATCAGCTCGACGCCGTACTTTTCCAGCACGCCGTGCTTGGCCAGATCCAGGGCACAGTTGAGCGCGGTCTGGCCACCCATGGTGGGCAGCACCACATCCGGCTTTTCTTTCTCGATGATCTGTTCCACCGTGCGCCATTCGATGGGCTCGATGTAAGTGGCATCCGCCATGGCCGGGTCGGTCATGATGGTGGCCGGGTTGGAGTTCACCAGGATCACCCGGTAACCCTCTTCGCGCAGGGCCTTACAGGCCTGGGCGCCGGAGTAGTCAAACTCACAGGCCTGGCCGATGACGATCGGGCCCGCGCCCAGGATCAGAATGCTGTTGATGTCGGTACGTTTTGGCATGATCTTCTCGCTCTGCGAAATCGGTTGAAGGGTGACGTTGCGCGGAGGCCGCCCGCAGGCGGCAACCCATCAACGTTTCGCGTCTTTCATCAAATCAATAAAGTGGTCGAACAGGCCGTCGGCGTCGTGCGGACCGGGACTGGCTTCCGGATGCCCCTGAAAGCTGAAGGCGGGCTTGTCCGTGCGGTGAATGCCCTGTAGGGAGCCGTCGAACAGTGACCGGTGAGTGGCCTTCAGATTGTCCGGCAGGCTCGCCTCATCGGCGGCAAAACCGTGGTTCTGGGCAGTGATCATCACCCGTCCGGTCTCCAGGTCCTGCACCGGGTGGTTGCCGCCGTGGTGACCGAACTTCATCTTCAGTGTTTTGGCGCCAGAGGCCAGGGCCAGCAACTGGTGCCCCAGGCAGATACCAAAGACCGGCAGGCCGGTTTCAACAATCTCTTTAATCGCTTCGATGGCGTAGGTGCAGGGCTCC from Marinimicrobium koreense encodes:
- the greA gene encoding transcription elongation factor GreA, which produces MSKVPMTVEGAEALREELHDLKKVQRPRISQAIAEAREHGDLKENAEYHAAREQQSFCEGRIQEIEGKLANAQVIDVKTIPPSGKVIFGTTVTIINCETEQEVTYRIVGDDEADVKANKISINSPIARALIGKEEGDVVEVKTPGGEVEYEIDKVEHI
- the folP gene encoding dihydropteroate synthase, with protein sequence MRFGAHSLDLSRPCLMGVLNTTPDSFSDGGSYYQAGHLSLDLARRRAQQMLDEGAEIIDIGGESTRPGSTPVSEQEELDRVIPVVEAVAGELGALVSVDTSNPAVIRESARAGAGLINDVRALQREGALAAAANTGLPVCLMHMQGTPETMQERPQYQDPVEEVKDFLLQRVSACKAAGIGAERILLDPGFGFGKTLEHNLALLRRLGEFDALGYPVLVGMSRKSMLGHLLGREVGERLPGSLALAMAAAQRGACIIRVHDVAPTHDVLAVLAALSTDASAADSPSTH
- the ftsH gene encoding ATP-dependent zinc metalloprotease FtsH — its product is MTKNLILWLIIAAVLFTVFQGFNQPASSETLSYSDFVRSVKSEQVREVTLQGLKVQGTYSDGSTFQTTLPQIGDPKLMDDLLNSNVTVRNKEPERPSLWHQLLVASFPILIIIAVFLFFMRQMQGGMGGGKGGPMSFGKSKAKLLGEDQVKTTFSDVAGVDEAKEEVSELVEYLRDPSKFQRLGGQIPRGVLMAGPPGTGKTLLAKAIAGEAKVPFFSISGSDFVEMFVGVGASRVRDMFDQAKKQAPCIIFIDEIDAVGRHRGGGHGGGHDEREQTLNQLLVEMDGFEGNEGVIVIAATNRPDVLDKALLRPGRFDRQVVVGLPDIRGREQILKVHMRKVPIDERVEANVIARGTPGFSGADLANLVNEAALFAARGNKRLVTMEEFEKARDKIMMGAERRSMVMSEKEKENTAYHEAGHAIVGKIVPEHDPIHKVTIIPRGRALGVTQFLPEGDKYSMSRRAIESSICTLFGGRIAEDMTLGAEGITTGASNDIERATELARNMVTKWGLSEKLGPLHYGEDEGMMPGTGSANYSGETSKMIDQEVRRIIDECYKRAEQILHDNRDILEAMKDALMEYETIDSEQVDDLMARRKVRPPRDWHDDDFNGHLKGKGGEADGKSDGKGAEGEGKDKPIGGPAEDH
- the glmM gene encoding phosphoglucosamine mutase; translation: MARQYFGTDGIRGQVGEPPITPDFMLKLGWAAGRVLVDRFSGPNMILIGKDTRISGYMFESALQAGLINAGVDVGLLGPMPTPGIAYLTRTFQAQAGIVISASHNAYTDNGIKFFSGNGTKLPDDVELAIEEQLNQPMTTAERLGKARRIEDASGRYIEFCKGTMPWGFSLQGLQIVVDCANGATYHIAPSVFSELGAKVIPVATDPNGTNINRGCGSTKTDLLKEKVMELGADLGIAFDGDGDRVMFVDHRGEIVDGDELLYIIADYQHRYSGGCDGVAGTLMSNFGLELGLKKIGVPFERAKVGDRYVIEKMRQNGWTLGGESSGHIVCSNVTTTGDGIISALQVLLALTTMGESLNKIKKGMNKMPQTMINVHRSRQIDLDQDATIKAAVASVEDKLAGTGRVLLRPSGTEPVVRVMVEGEDKVKVKELCQELATTVEKALN
- a CDS encoding YhbY family RNA-binding protein, giving the protein MPLSADRKKQFRALGHNLKPIVTLGDNGLSDGVRAELNRALDDHELIKVKIAVAERDDRKVLLDELAAMPGVELVQQVGKMALLYRANPKPNPKLSNLLR
- the rlmE gene encoding 23S rRNA (uridine(2552)-2'-O)-methyltransferase RlmE, producing MARSKSSNRWLDEHFSDPYVKQSQKDGYRSRASYKLIELDKKDKLIKPGMSVVDLGSAPGGWSQVAADRVGDKGMVLASDILPMDSIAGVEFIQGDFTEEAVLEQLLAALSGQKADLVISDMAPNMSGMNAVDQPAAIYLVELALDMARQVLKPGGHFVAKVFHGEGFDPLLQDTRDAFTKVAVRKPDASRARSREVYLVARGFKG
- the carB gene encoding carbamoyl-phosphate synthase large subunit, with amino-acid sequence MPKRTDINSILILGAGPIVIGQACEFDYSGAQACKALREEGYRVILVNSNPATIMTDPAMADATYIEPIEWRTVEQIIEKEKPDVVLPTMGGQTALNCALDLAKHGVLEKYGVELIGANEDAINMAEDRDLFDQAMKRIGLECARAKIVHSMDEALEVPKEFGFPCIIRPSFTMGGSGGGIAYNWEEFEEICTRGLDLSPVNELLIDESLLGWKEYEMEVVRDKSDNCIIVCSIENFDPMGVHTGDSITVAPAQTLTDKEYQIMRNASLAVLREIGVETGGSNVQFAVNPDDGRMVVIEMNPRVSRSSALASKATGFPIAKIAAKLAVGYTLDELQNEITGGATPASFEPTIDYVVTKIPRFTFEKFGDADARLTTQMKSVGEVMAIGRTFQESLQKALRGLEVGSAGFESKVDLKDNDTPARLRRELNTPGAERIWYLGDAFRLGMSVEEAFEASKIDPWFLVQVKDLIDSEQALEGKTVQNLNAELLFRLKRKGFSDKRLAKLLGTSEQAVRQHRHQLNIRPAFKRVDTCAAEFATSTAYMYSTYEDECEANPSDKDKILVIGGGPNRIGQGIEFDYCCVHAAFAMRDEGYETIMVNCNPETVSTDYDTSDRLFFEPVTLEDVLEIVHKEKPKGVIVQFGGQTPLKLARALEAEGVPIIGTTPDAIDRAEDRERFQQMINKLNLKQPPNAIVRSFEEALQAAKEVGYPLVVRPSYVLGGRAMEIVYKEDELRGYMNTAVEVSEDAPVLLDHFLSAAIEVDVDAVCDGEQVVIGGIMQHIEQCGVHSGDSACSLPPYSLPKDVQNLMREQIKAMALELGVVGLMNTQLAYQDGEIYVIEVNPRASRTVPFVSKCIGVSLAKVAARCQAGISLKEQGFTQEIVPDYYSVKEAVFPFNKFPAVDPILGPEMKSTGEVMGVGDTFGEAFAKAQLGAGSKLPTTGTAFISVRDVDKPGVVVVGKELNSLGFKLVATRGTAAVLKEAGLEVDVVNKVAEGRPHIVDMIKNSQINLIVNTTEGRQATRDSASIRRSAENHRVYYTTTLAAGEAVCMALRFGQFTQVRRLQELHGRIGA